One window of the Rufibacter radiotolerans genome contains the following:
- a CDS encoding DUF3667 domain-containing protein, with translation MAKHLRKYPVCTNCDYVFTKEQPDNFCPNCGQENHDLNVPFKHVALELLEGIFHYDSKFWITLKYLLFYPGKLTNEFHRGRRMGYVPPIRLYVFISFIFFFLLSLRAGHMKGGEQTLRSDLQVMPSGTLDSLEVFSDVPGARDSLRKKLQERNINPDSLLVANSKKEEAQLSKLDSIPPNASKGKLDSVLTDYGFSNHNWITRGALQKAADFQRLSKNELALKGLKYLSIMMFVLMPVFALLLKLVYLRARRYYMEHLIFSIHLHCFYFMLYILYMLSLYLFTSYDLFGWATLLGLLYLFFGLKRVFRRSYLRTFLNMTVVLFLYMITGFITLLLGLVVSLAV, from the coding sequence ATGGCCAAGCATCTCAGGAAATACCCGGTCTGTACCAATTGTGATTACGTCTTCACCAAGGAGCAGCCAGACAACTTCTGCCCTAATTGCGGGCAGGAAAACCATGACCTCAACGTGCCCTTCAAGCACGTGGCCCTGGAACTGCTGGAAGGCATTTTTCACTATGACAGCAAGTTCTGGATCACCCTCAAATACCTGCTTTTCTACCCGGGCAAGCTCACCAATGAGTTTCATAGGGGCCGCCGCATGGGCTACGTGCCACCCATCAGGCTCTACGTGTTCATCTCCTTCATTTTCTTCTTCCTGCTCTCGTTGCGCGCGGGGCACATGAAGGGCGGCGAGCAAACCCTTAGGTCAGATTTGCAGGTTATGCCGTCTGGGACGCTAGATAGCCTGGAAGTGTTTTCTGACGTGCCCGGGGCCCGAGATTCCCTCAGGAAAAAGCTGCAGGAACGGAACATCAATCCAGACAGCCTTCTGGTGGCCAACTCCAAAAAGGAGGAAGCCCAACTGTCTAAACTGGACAGTATTCCACCAAATGCCTCAAAGGGCAAGCTGGATTCCGTTTTAACCGATTACGGCTTTTCCAACCACAACTGGATTACCCGCGGCGCCCTCCAGAAAGCCGCCGACTTCCAGCGACTTTCTAAAAACGAACTGGCCCTTAAAGGGCTCAAGTATCTCTCAATAATGATGTTTGTGCTCATGCCGGTGTTCGCGCTGCTGCTCAAACTGGTCTACCTGCGGGCCCGGCGGTATTACATGGAGCACCTGATCTTCAGCATTCACCTGCACTGCTTCTACTTCATGCTGTACATTCTGTACATGCTCAGCTTGTACCTGTTCACTTCTTATGACTTGTTCGGTTGGGCTACCTTGCTGGGGCTTCTCTACCTTTTCTTTGGATTAAAGCGGGTGTTCAGGCGCAGCTACCTGCGCACGTTCCTCAATATGACCGTGGTGTTGTTTCTCTATATGATTACCGGGTTCATTACGCTGCTGCTGGGCTTGGTGGTAAGTCTGGCGGTTTAA
- a CDS encoding head GIN domain-containing protein, producing the protein MKKTFSTLFLLLAFVGFISQARAQAVEGNGKFKTETRAVSTFTSLVISGGFEVELTQGTQESLKLEAEENVLPLIESTVQNGTLTIKIKKGLKSAKRLKAYVTVRDLKKLQLAGGIKLYTTNTITGSALALEFAGGINAVMALKVKDLTADFAGGTKVTFSGTADKVTLDLAGATNLKALELKTNYLTLDAAGASSAQVNVAKELTVDAAGIVTVDYKGSPKVHHSGMGKVRPI; encoded by the coding sequence ATGAAAAAGACATTCTCTACCCTTTTCCTGCTTCTGGCCTTTGTGGGCTTTATTTCTCAGGCCCGCGCACAAGCCGTAGAGGGCAACGGCAAGTTCAAAACCGAAACCCGCGCCGTTTCCACTTTCACCAGCCTTGTCATCAGCGGGGGCTTTGAGGTGGAACTCACCCAGGGCACCCAAGAAAGCCTGAAACTGGAGGCCGAAGAAAACGTGCTTCCGCTCATTGAATCTACCGTCCAGAACGGCACCCTCACCATTAAAATTAAGAAAGGCCTGAAGAGTGCCAAGCGCCTGAAAGCCTACGTGACCGTGCGGGACCTTAAAAAGCTTCAGTTGGCCGGCGGTATTAAGTTATACACCACCAATACTATTACCGGCTCTGCCTTGGCCCTGGAGTTTGCCGGTGGCATTAACGCCGTAATGGCCCTAAAGGTAAAAGACCTCACCGCCGACTTTGCGGGTGGCACCAAGGTGACCTTTAGCGGCACTGCCGATAAAGTAACCCTGGATCTGGCCGGCGCCACTAACCTGAAAGCCCTGGAGCTTAAAACCAATTACCTCACCCTGGATGCCGCTGGGGCCAGCAGCGCCCAGGTAAACGTGGCCAAAGAACTCACCGTTGACGCTGCCGGCATTGTCACGGTAGACTACAAGGGCTCACCCAAAGTGCACCACAGCGGCATGGGTAAAGTAAGGCCTATCTAA
- a CDS encoding S8/S53 family peptidase: protein MRKILSLMVLCLLVTGQLLAQALIDSKLKTALLDRLTPVQVVVTFKGTSAPSVLDVAALTQAGITRGLTLRALPMAGVIALPAQIEALANNPRVLSLYLNESLNYENDGATALTGVNKVRNEAGFTAKNGGFPVSGQGIGVLVNDSGVDGTHPDLQLGKNLKQNVTSATNLNSVSGILPYTPIENIPNTDATGGHGTHVAGIVGGTGQASSGKYTGVAPGAGLVGYGSGAALLLLDVLSGFDYALINQAQYNIRVITNSFGNTSDTGTDVDPADPITIATKRCVDRNIVVVFSAGNSGPGSGTITGKYKKAPWIITVAAGDKQGRLASFSSRGIKNRGGSFTLDGQTYTWQDRPTVTSPGVDIISTRVIAPVSSLSADKDATTLEPAYLPFYTHMSGTSMAAPHIAGIVALILDANPSLSVAQVKEILQQTATNMPDRESWEVGAGYVNAYAAVDRAFRTSAIYGSTLNLNRTFNSNVNSVDVAENFTINFNPATTATNEYKFTVASGTTGIEAKIKAAGVAGETGNPVSLALISPSGVQTRGGIPVLFATSYDRGVAVASPEPGTWTVRIAGLNGVAFPEEIKGVVNMMTAAGTTGLGDIAGHPAEASIKMAVKARLADGLTGGGYKPDELLKRIDMADYLMMGEGIRQFLPIDGSFTLTDVKERNLLAESIVAKGAALRDINHVYSGIMLPVAPGKFSPSGKVSRADIAYSLVQALGLQKYALERNGQTPTVEVDGTTYPIEDAATIPAGLEGYVSVALELNLINAYYSVTQGPYDLQPTLHATFKPLQDVTRADFAVIITRTHAQWNAATQPAATSTSAAVASSERVTSYPNPFSGKTTIRYVVAQDGPVQIGVYDVLGNKVKSLVSETKKSGTYTVDFDGSALPVGTYIYRVEAGDKVFTNRMILAK, encoded by the coding sequence ATGAGAAAAATTTTATCTCTGATGGTCCTGTGCCTTTTGGTCACGGGGCAGCTCCTGGCGCAAGCCCTGATTGATTCCAAACTCAAGACGGCCCTTCTTGACCGCTTAACCCCCGTGCAGGTGGTAGTCACTTTTAAAGGAACCTCCGCTCCTTCGGTCTTAGATGTGGCCGCCCTCACCCAAGCCGGCATTACCAGAGGCCTAACCCTTCGGGCGCTGCCCATGGCCGGCGTTATCGCGCTGCCCGCCCAGATTGAGGCACTCGCGAACAATCCCCGGGTACTGTCTCTGTACCTGAATGAATCCCTTAACTATGAGAATGACGGCGCCACCGCCCTTACCGGCGTGAACAAAGTGCGCAATGAAGCAGGCTTTACCGCCAAGAACGGCGGTTTCCCGGTTTCAGGGCAGGGCATAGGCGTTCTGGTGAATGACAGCGGCGTAGACGGAACGCACCCAGACCTGCAGCTAGGCAAAAACCTGAAGCAGAACGTTACGTCCGCCACCAACCTGAATTCCGTTTCCGGCATCCTGCCCTACACCCCCATAGAAAACATTCCTAACACAGATGCCACCGGCGGGCACGGTACCCACGTGGCTGGTATTGTAGGCGGCACCGGCCAAGCCTCTTCCGGCAAATACACCGGGGTCGCCCCTGGCGCCGGCCTGGTAGGCTACGGTTCTGGCGCGGCGCTTCTGCTCCTGGACGTACTCTCTGGGTTTGACTACGCGCTCATCAACCAGGCACAGTACAATATCAGGGTCATCACCAACTCCTTCGGCAACACCAGTGACACCGGCACAGACGTGGACCCGGCAGACCCTATCACCATTGCCACCAAGCGTTGCGTTGACAGAAACATAGTGGTGGTATTCTCGGCGGGTAACTCCGGGCCGGGCTCTGGTACCATCACCGGAAAGTATAAAAAAGCGCCCTGGATCATCACCGTAGCCGCCGGCGATAAGCAGGGTCGCCTGGCCAGCTTCTCTTCGCGGGGCATCAAGAACCGCGGCGGTTCCTTCACTCTGGATGGCCAAACCTACACCTGGCAAGACCGCCCTACCGTGACCTCGCCAGGCGTGGACATTATCTCCACCCGCGTGATTGCCCCCGTTTCCTCCTTATCTGCCGACAAAGACGCCACCACCCTTGAGCCTGCCTATTTGCCGTTCTATACCCACATGAGCGGTACTTCTATGGCGGCCCCGCACATTGCCGGTATTGTGGCCCTGATCCTGGACGCCAACCCTAGCCTGAGTGTAGCCCAGGTGAAGGAGATTCTGCAGCAAACCGCCACCAACATGCCAGACCGCGAGTCCTGGGAAGTAGGCGCCGGCTACGTGAACGCCTATGCGGCTGTAGACAGAGCCTTCAGAACATCTGCCATCTATGGCTCTACCCTTAACCTGAACCGTACCTTCAACAGCAATGTGAACTCGGTAGACGTGGCCGAGAATTTCACCATCAACTTCAACCCGGCCACCACGGCCACCAATGAGTATAAATTCACGGTGGCTTCTGGCACCACCGGCATTGAGGCCAAAATAAAGGCTGCCGGTGTGGCCGGCGAAACCGGAAACCCGGTGAGCCTGGCGCTTATCTCACCAAGCGGCGTGCAAACCAGAGGCGGCATTCCAGTACTTTTTGCTACCAGCTATGACCGAGGCGTGGCCGTAGCGTCACCGGAGCCCGGCACCTGGACCGTGCGGATTGCCGGCCTGAACGGCGTGGCCTTCCCAGAGGAAATCAAAGGCGTGGTGAACATGATGACCGCTGCCGGAACTACTGGTTTGGGAGACATCGCCGGTCACCCCGCTGAGGCTTCCATCAAGATGGCCGTGAAAGCCCGTCTAGCCGATGGCCTGACCGGAGGCGGCTATAAGCCAGATGAACTGCTCAAGCGCATTGACATGGCAGATTACCTGATGATGGGCGAAGGCATTCGTCAGTTCCTGCCAATTGACGGTTCCTTTACCTTGACAGATGTAAAAGAAAGAAACCTGCTGGCTGAGTCTATCGTGGCCAAAGGTGCTGCCCTGCGTGATATCAACCATGTGTATAGCGGCATCATGCTGCCCGTGGCGCCAGGCAAGTTCTCGCCAAGCGGGAAAGTGAGCCGGGCAGACATTGCCTATTCCTTGGTACAGGCCCTGGGTTTGCAGAAATATGCTCTGGAGCGCAATGGCCAAACACCTACGGTAGAAGTAGACGGCACTACATACCCTATTGAAGACGCTGCTACCATTCCGGCCGGTCTGGAAGGCTACGTGAGCGTGGCCCTGGAACTGAACCTGATCAACGCCTACTACAGCGTGACCCAAGGCCCGTATGACCTGCAGCCTACTTTGCACGCCACCTTTAAGCCGCTGCAAGACGTAACCCGCGCAGACTTTGCCGTGATCATTACCCGCACGCATGCCCAATGGAACGCTGCTACCCAGCCTGCGGCTACCAGCACTTCTGCCGCCGTGGCTTCCAGTGAGCGCGTGACTAGCTACCCTAACCCATTCTCGGGCAAAACCACCATTAGGTACGTTGTGGCCCAGGATGGTCCGGTGCAGATTGGGGTATATGATGTGCTGGGCAACAAGGTGAAGTCTCTGGTGTCTGAAACCAAGAAGTCTGGCACCTATACCGTAGACTTTGATGGTTCTGCCTTGCCGGTGGGTACCTATATCTACCGCGTAGAGGCCGGAGACAAAGTGTTCACTAACCGTATGATTCTGGCCAAGTAA